The genomic DNA taacatctcttactttttctagtaaTATCTCTTACTTGTTCAATTTTcggtgaacaacaacgacaatattagttagggttgcagaagaagatatgttgaagatgactacaaaattacaataatatcgttcattaaaacggatttatggacgtacactaatctcaagaacgttatgtacgtatgcgttcatatgtacgtacacgtttatatgtacgtacacgttcgattttaggtttaatgaacccaaaattaccagaatatccttgtcttctacctctaacatacgactgaaaaccctaattttccctgcctcactttattttttcacgacttatgtctatttttttggtttcacttgtgggttttttactcaactattatagattttcatctcaacatctgatttctaaattaaaaacctataaaaagtgagttatatagattttcgaACAGATATctagctcttccatggatgaacccagaggaaagattaacgaaacagagtaggaaaaagacgtttgctccggccgacaaacagaatacgattgatgaatctgctacaaatgttattacatgaacaccatagatcggaagaacaacaaacgtgtttagatctacctccaataagtctatcgcaacgctagactgtctttgaCAGCTCAAACAACTTCGtattattctggtaagactttacagctgtcaaaaatgcttactaaatctaccatGGACAAGAAACCTACCATCACACtccgaaaactatttcaaaaaaacaaacaagtataccaaaaatatctgaaacgAGAAAAGGCTGTCgaataaatctgtcgcaacaggccattagtctaccataaatatcttttgggtcatattgactgttgaaggtgtacgtcagatatttttggtacacttagtttttgatacacatatacATCCACcaataagtgtaccaacactacaactaagtgtaccatctacgttgaccgataagtgtaccaagactacaactaagtgtaccaaaaatatatgacgtacacctttaatcagcCACCTATATAAATGTACCATCAAAGAATCGGTAGACTTTCTCCCAGttcccaatatttttttttccactaatgacattagccgtaattacattttttctcaACACTAGTTTCAAGGGTAGTATGGATACAAAgtttattctagtaattaccaacaattgtgtgttacttttgtaaaaaggaagcttttatgtaatattctagtaactcaccctaAATGTATCTCCCTTGTTTATAACCAAAAACCTTTTTAACCATTTGAAGGTTATcttgaagtttttttatttactaaaaaaggGTAATATAAATGTTGTAAATTAAGTCCTAAGAATTTAGTTACTTAGTGCATAAGCCTATTAATAATCCATAGTACAAATCTGtttcattatattattattgaccTGAATTATTTATTGagtaaaaaatttataactGTTCTCTATAAAATATCCCATAGATTAGTCTTTGGTTTACTattaagagagaagaaacctcttttacaactttgttttctttcttctactctttttaactctctttctctatctctgtAAAATGTATGGTGAATGGTTAGGGTGAAGCTGGCCTCAACGAAGATATACTTATTCATCGCTTAAACAGAATCTGAACTCAGGATCAACATCCATTGCCCAAGAAAACTTAGCCAGAAGAGACTTGTTAAATATCTGCAATATCAAAACAAGTCAATTTCAAGTGTTTGCAAAATCTGTGACTTTGTTGAAgcttttactatatattattacCTTCTCAATGGGGACATCGTGTCGTTTACACCACGCAACAGTGATCCTAGGATCCATGTAATTGATCTTAGATGTGCCTAACGCGACGGTTTTCATATCTTCTTTCGTTTGCATATCCCTTTCCATCTTCTCGATCTTACCTTGTGTTTgcattatcttcttctccaaactGTTTTCCATAAAAGAGGATGTTTTAAAGGAGACGCTTATGTAATAAGTAATAATGCATGTGAAGAGAGGTTTAGATATTACGCTTCAGGTGTTAagttcctctttctctttccatCAGATCCCATTAATGGTGTTCTTCCTTTCTTAGCTCTGTCGAGATCAATATTGAGCTCTTTTATTTGCTCCTGCGAAAGAAATACAGAGATCATGGAACTGAGAAAGTTGAAATTGTATTTTGATCAAAGCTATTAGGATTTTCTTATAGTTTACCCTTAGTTCTTCTATTTTCACAGCCAGCTTCTCGACTTGTGCTCCGTGAGATTTTGAGACAGTACGTTGATGGTTACAAATGATAGCGacctaaccaaaaaaatacgATGATCATATTTTCTTAAGTATCTATGAAAATACAGTAGCAGAGAGATTAATTGCCGTTACCTCCTTGTTTGCTTGCTGATAAACGACAACTTTTTCAGGAACGTCGCCATCTCTGGTTTCTTTACTCAACTGTCATAACATCCCAACAAAAACGGCTTACAAAATAGTTTACTCAAGAAAATCTATATGCTATTAGGGTGTGCCAATGGATTAATTTAAACAGGCTTCAAAAAGATTGACAACATACCATTGAATCCAATGTGATGGATGCATTATACGTACGGAAGACTTTGGCTGTGAGACCAGCCATAAGCTCCTTAAGATGAGCATTGAGTTTTGAAGTATCTAATTCATCAAAGAGATCATCGGTTTTCGATTTTCCTGGATAGAATACAAAACCAAGTCATATATCCAGTTTAGAAAGGTCAAGCATGGGATTAGATAACCAATTTAATTACTAACTAACCCGCTTGGAACTGCCCAATTGCCTTATAAACCTGTGGCTCAACCTCAACTGTGTTTACATACTGAATAGAGTCTTTACCAAGAAAGTCAAACTGAAAATGCCAAAGCGGATACCATAAGTCACTATAATATGCACCAAAAAAAGCCTTTGTTGAACAAAAGCCAATCAATAACCCAGGCATTCTAGTACTCTCGCACATACTGCAGTCAATTTTGTGCAGGTTGAGATCAAGTATATACCTTTAACTTATTTGGAGGAATACACTCCACGTTTCCTACTTTTAATGTACAACAACCAACAGTATCTGCCTCATCGTCGTcctatacaataaaaatatgaagACCAAGAAAGGAAAATATGAGACAATTGTTTGAAATTCCAGAAACATGTTCAATAAATAAGAAGCCAGTTTCATGGAATAGTGGTCTCTTATAAGGCAAAAACAATGATAAACTGAATAAAAAGAAGGAtctttttagttaaattaccttCTCGTTTCCTGCCCTAAGGGCTAGCTTATCGATGAGATATGTCGCAACTGCTACTTGCCTCTTTGTTACATCCTTGTTATTAAAATCTTTGGTGTATGCTGCTCTAATACTCCCTATATAGTTCTGCAAACAAATTGTAGGTTGCTcgataagaaaaggaaaagcagGAAAGTTTACAAAAAAGCTTTAGCGGAATCGAAAACTCATTACGTGTAGCTTCCTCGCTTTCTCATACTTCTCCTTGTCGCTTTGTCCCTTCAACGAACTGCTAGCTGCCAAGAATACATACTTGAACTCTTTTGGATTGATAGGATCATTCCAAAAAGCAAGCCAGGTAACAGTATTGTCATGCTTGACTTCTTTCCATCTGGAAAACGAATAGCACTCTTAGAATCAGGTCATAGAAAAAGCAAAACACGTGTCTTTTTCAAAGGGAAGCACATAAAAATAAGACCTTTCACCAGGGATAGGGCATACTGGAGTAGGCGCCTCTTTACCAATGTTGATTGTAATATCACAAGGACGAATCCGCTTTTTCAGCTTCCCCATCTTGAACAAAATGACGCAGAAATGAAAATTACTAAAATGAGAAATAACTATGGAAGCTGGGGGGACAAGGAAGAAATATGTTCTAAATGTGATATTGCAGCATACCACAGCATAAAATAGTTTAAGGATAATGTAAAAAATGCAGCAAAAACAAACCTTAGGATGTTCTCCCCGGCCTCGAAACAACCCAGGGGGCTCAACTCTGAAATTTCCAATCTGGAATTGTTGAAAATTATGGTTAGCAAATTTTAAGAAGTTGATTTctgtcacaaaataaaataaaaaagaaattaccCTCTCCCTGACACCATCAAGAACAGCCCACATGTATTTCTCCTCCTGCTCTAATTTCTCCTCTTTCAAAATCCTTTTCTCCTGTACATCATTAGCATTAAAACATTATCATTCAACATCTTCATGAATATAGCGTACTAATGAATTTTATcttatagaaacaaaattttacttcTGCagtcatttgtttctttgtctccttCTCCTGCATAGACCATTCATATATGGGAGTGAAGTCACAATCATCTAAATTTTTGATTATATGGTTCTTTCCAAGTATTTTCCGCCAATCAGTCCAGAAATTCTCTCTGAACTTTGGTTTACTGTAATATTCTGTTTCCCTCATCACCGCAAACATAGTTGCAACCTGCAGATAGAAATGACACATTAACAGCTCAGCACTCATGACTATGAGAAAGCATACAAAAACACTCTGGACAATAAGATGGAAGTCAACGGCTGCAGAAAGTAAGCGAAGAAAACTATCATGGGGTAGAGacgcagaaaaaaaaagacagagaaagGACCTCTTCTTGTTCAGGAGTTAAGTCAACAGGCTTTCCCTGATACAATATCTTAACCCCATGACGCTTATATGGAGGTGGAAAAATAACACCATTGTGCTCTAGAGTTTTCCATTTCGTTTGCCCATCTCCAGAAGGTAATGATTTTGAGGATTTCGAATATTTAGAATCTTTCACccatttgtttggctttttaACTATTGTTCTGGATGAAGAAGCTATCTTTGTACTAGAATTTGGCTTCGCGGAGGAGGATTTAT from Camelina sativa cultivar DH55 chromosome 2, Cs, whole genome shotgun sequence includes the following:
- the LOC104731693 gene encoding DNA topoisomerase 1 alpha; the encoded protein is MATEAFVKPVVPNGHDGYEDEDEDDVPLVFKRTSNNTAATTNHSRPTNNSAMRNSSVGSIKSPPPTRSPITSPNRSASSVRSSMMKPSLPSSSSVQRSTLKSPSRDDRSVVVVAKERNGLGKAPSVSKSDDEDSEDDKPLSVRLKMDSKEVTKQPSSSVRGSTQQPVQKGNMRPQGLSDNTKKRVLDERAPMSSTVQTKTSVGTSSSKPVHNEQKRPLVNNINRNGVKPKTEGQSSQVPAKRPLEKGSSSNQSSVKRPKLSEPARPVKVEQGSHNAGTPDAKGKNLDASKPLRANQATVKEDNSDGDDHVPIASRIRSDSSNNKSSSAKPNSSTKIASSSRTIVKKPNKWVKDSKYSKSSKSLPSGDGQTKWKTLEHNGVIFPPPYKRHGVKILYQGKPVDLTPEQEEVATMFAVMRETEYYSKPKFRENFWTDWRKILGKNHIIKNLDDCDFTPIYEWSMQEKETKKQMTAEEKRILKEEKLEQEEKYMWAVLDGVRERIGNFRVEPPGLFRGRGEHPKMGKLKKRIRPCDITINIGKEAPTPVCPIPGERWKEVKHDNTVTWLAFWNDPINPKEFKYVFLAASSSLKGQSDKEKYEKARKLHNYIGSIRAAYTKDFNNKDVTKRQVAVATYLIDKLALRAGNEKDDDEADTVGCCTLKVGNVECIPPNKLKFDFLGKDSIQYVNTVEVEPQVYKAIGQFQAGKSKTDDLFDELDTSKLNAHLKELMAGLTAKVFRTYNASITLDSMLSKETRDGDVPEKVVVYQQANKEVAIICNHQRTVSKSHGAQVEKLAVKIEELREQIKELNIDLDRAKKGRTPLMGSDGKRKRNLTPEALEKKIMQTQGKIEKMERDMQTKEDMKTVALGTSKINYMDPRITVAWCKRHDVPIEKIFNKSLLAKFSWAMDVDPEFRFCLSDE